The nucleotide window ATCTATTTCTAGAAAATAGTAGATATTATCTAAAGGGTCAACAGGTTTACAATAGTCAAAAGGAAACAAACTTCAGATTGTTATGCAATCGTAGACTTTGGTTTTCCTTACTTCCCAACTCACATTTTAGACAGGGTTGGTGCTCAAGTTACATATATATCCTTTCACATTCAGAACTTACCAAGATACGCAAACGTTAATAACCACGGCAAATTTCAGCGAACAACTATACTTACCCAGTTTGCAACACAACGCTTATATGTACCTAAAGCGTTTAATCAGCACTAGCCAACATATCTTTTTAGTTATTAATGGCTACTGTATACCTGCATTTGAATTCCCGATTAAAATTGTGATATATTATTGTTCACAATATCATACAAAAcaccaagaaaaaaatcgtGTGAACATTACTCGTTTAAAAGTCTTAATCTAAATAACTACGAACATAATCCAAAATCCGAGTTGTTCgaattcaattttcaaaatggtGTGGATCGAAATGTTGTCTGCAACGAATATTTCAAAAAGTGGCGGCCATTGGCATGGTTGCCAAACTAACGAAAACCCGGTGGTTTTGTCAGGGTTTTCGTTTTTGACATCTTGAATTCTGTTGAATTCTTGATCAGGCTCGCTGCCTATACTACTCGTCCACGTCAACGTATGGTACTGCCCAACTACCCAAAACAAACTAATCTGATCCTTGAAAACGATGATTTTATGTGTTCCATGAAATCCTTGCAAATTTGGATAATAGCTCGTCTGATTGCATGTGTGGCTATTCAAAGCTGTTTTTGTACTCTTCTATTGATTAACGTTCGCGTTTGAGTAGGCAAAACTCAATTTAAGGTGTAAACAATCAGTGGCACCCCCCATCTCTACTGTTGATgaaatcaacaacagcaaaaaattatataaaatggCTTACCATACATTACGCCAAGAGTATATGTTGATGCCCCCAGTAACACGGGCTTACACTACTGTTTGTTTGCTCACTTCCATTGCAGTTGTAAGTAATACATACTTGAATCCAGCTTGAGATAGTGTCTACTAAATTGCAAATAATTCTATTCTTTAGCAACTGGATGTAGTATCACCTTTCCAACTATATTTCAATCCTTTGCTCATCACTCAAAAGTTTGAGGTagcaaaaaaattctaaatctgtaattattattattcaaaatgtgaagaaaaagatttaattttttctagaTATGGAGACTACTAactcccttcttcttctttgggaCTTTCAGTTTCAATTTTCTGTTCAACATGATTTTTACCTATCGCTATTGTAGAATGCTAGAGGAAGGCTCGTTCAGAGGTAGAACAgctgattttgtttacatgttcATATTTGGCTGCATCACTACAGTGGTAactacatttttaaaaaagaaacaacataTCTCATTCTAATGCTTaactgtttgttttcttagATATGTGCCTGGTTTGTAAacttgttgtttctgggacaCTCACTTACCACTATGTTTGTCTATATATGGGCTCGACGAAATCCTTACGTTAGGATGAATTTCTTCGGCCTTCTACCTTTTCGAGTAAATAAGATAATGCAATCCGTCTGTgtcgcattaaaaaaattgtccatCTTCAGGCCCCATACTTGCCCTGGGTTCTCGTGGCTTTTTCCGTTCTATTGGGGAACAGCGTGTTGGTGGACATTCTTGGAATCGCTATCGGTCACCTGTATTTCTTCCTAGAAGACGTATTTCCCAATCAACCAGGTGGTCGAAGACTTTTGGCCACGCCCCGCCTACTGTATTCACACATTTTAACATATTTCGCTATAAATTTGGTGACTTCATTCGGCTTACTGCATTTCTAGGAAACTGTTGTTCGACACGCACATCGAGGATCCCATTTATAATCCTGCCCCTGATGAGCGTCCTGGAGGTTTTGATTGGGGTGCAGCAGGGGCGCCTGGAGCTGCAGAACAACCAAGAGAGAACGAAAATCAGTGAAAATATCTGTTCAAAATTACTAcatgataaaaaagaaaactaaataAATGGAAATTTGTTAAATATGTAGCTGGTGTTTGCCCTCATTATGTGCTTCACTGTGGcccggttttctttcgctTATCAATGACCGACTAGCATTGACATACTGCTTTGTTGCAACGTTTACATTTATCCGGCGctttcccctttctccttttaTGGCCATCTTTTAAGCGTGTCAAGTTTACACGCAATCAACCGTAGTGTCCATGGTGCAGCTCTTCGCCCATCGAAAATCCCAATATTCAACGACACTACATTCGATCCGGAGCGCATTAGCAGATAAgtattttaaataataaaccAATACTTTTCCTCTTGCAGGTCAAAGATGCAATgggaaaaatattattattattattattttttaaacatttctaGTAGATAAATGATTAATTGCTAATGATGGTCTTTCAAACCATCTTTGTTTTTCGTCAAAACACCGCTGTACATGATTTGTGCATAAAAATAATCAAGAGGAAGGAGCAGTTTTTCAACCTTGAAAATTATACATTTCCACTCCCAGTAAATGTCCAAATAACTGGTTAAGTACTGCGCCTTGTTCGGAGTGCGCCAAAGATTTCCAAATACAAACTCGAAGGTCGCCAATCTGTCAAACTAAGTcgacttgatttttttttttgggggggggaggggggattGTTTGCTTATTTGATTATTTGGTTGTTTCTGCTTATTTTGCTATTTGAATCCTAACCTGACTCTATAGCATTGAATCATTCCATGGAATTGAATTTTAGAAGGCTAACCTAGAAGTTCGCTGCCCTTATCACACACAGTGCTTAATTCCGCTTTCAAGGACTGAAGCTCACTTAAAAGCTTCAAAACATCCAATGACTGTTAGCAGACAGCCATTCAGTTGAAACTGCAGTTCAAAACACTGATCCTGCAGAATGATGGAATATGCAAACAAACATGAATTGAaattaatacattttttgACATACATAACTCTATGGGTGATTGTACAACAATTCAGTGACTACTTTTACcactctctttctcttcaaGTAGCCTGAGATATTCTCGTTCACGCTTTTCCTTCATCTCACGTATAGTGTCCTCAAAGGCCTTCTTGTTCACTCTATTTTCAGTAGGATACATTTCTCTTCTCAGATTTATCATCCAATCTTCAAAATATTCTGCCTGGTTAAAGTAGTAGAACAGCCCAACTGGGAAAACCATATACAGGGCCATTTTGGCTGCTTCTAGCTGCCAACCTCCCATGTTTAGATTCAGTAATctgatagaaagaaaaactttgttaattgattttattggtgagaagaaacaataaatatttcaattttcactTTTTCAAAAAGCCTTTATTCGGGAAACACAGTTTAACTCAAGGATAATAACGTAGCACATGTGCAGTGGCGGGAGAAAGTCACGCAATGAAAACAGCTGAGCTTAATTCTGTTCTGCTAGCCGTTGCCATGGCGCCGCGTTTAAAATGCCCAAAACAATCAACTGACATTTTTGTTGGGACACCACTAAAATTTAAACGAAATGGGCCGACAAT belongs to Daphnia magna isolate NIES linkage group LG1, ASM2063170v1.1, whole genome shotgun sequence and includes:
- the LOC116919945 gene encoding derlin-2; amino-acid sequence: MAYHTLRQEYMLMPPVTRAYTTVCLLTSIAVQLDVVSPFQLYFNPLLITQKFEIWRLLTPFFFFGTFSFNFLFNMIFTYRYCRMLEEGSFRGRTADFVYMFIFGCITTVICAWFVNLLFLGHSLTTMFVYIWARRNPYVRMNFFGLLPFRAPYLPWVLVAFSVLLGNSVLVDILGIAIGHLYFFLEDVFPNQPGGRRLLATPRLLKLLFDTHIEDPIYNPAPDERPGGFDWGAAGAPGAAEQPRENENQ